In Notamacropus eugenii isolate mMacEug1 chromosome 1, mMacEug1.pri_v2, whole genome shotgun sequence, one genomic interval encodes:
- the EGR3 gene encoding early growth response protein 3 yields the protein MTGKLAEKLPVTMSSLLNQLPDNLYPEEIPSSLNLFSGSSDAVAHYNQMATENVMDIGLANEKPNQELSYSGSFQPAPGNKTVTYLGKFAFDSPSNWCQDNIISLMSAGILGVPPASGALSTQTSTASMVQPQGEVEPMYPALPPYSNCGDLYSEPVSFHDPQGNPGLAYSPQDYQSAKPALDSNLFPMIPDYNLYHHPNEMGSVTEHKPFQSMDPIRVNPPPITPLETIKAFKDKQIHPGFGSLPQPPLTLKPIRPRKYPNRPSKTPLHERPHACPAEGCDRRFSRSDELTRHLRIHTGHKPFQCRICMRSFSRSDHLTTHIRTHTGEKPFACEFCGRKFARSDERKRHAKIHLKQKEKKAEKAGAASASSAPPVSLAPVVTTCA from the exons ATGACCGGCAAACTCGCCGAGAAGCTGCCGGTGACCATGAGCAGTTTGCTAAACCAACTGCCTGACAATCTGTACCCCGAGGAGATCCCCAGCTCTCTCAACCTCTTCTCCGGCAGCAGCGACGCGGTGGCTCATTACAACCAGATGGCTACag AGAATGTGATGGACATCGGTCTGGCGAACGAGAAGCCCAACCAGGAACTCTCTTACTCCGGCTCCTTCCAGCCCGCTCCGGGCAACAAGACGGTGACCTACTTGGGGAAGTTCGCCTTCGACTCCCCCTCCAACTGGTGTCAGGACAACATCATCAGCCTCATGAGCGCCGGCATCCTGGGGGTGCCCCCGGCCTCCGGGGCGCTCAGCACACAGACCTCTACCGCCAGCATGGTGCAGCCGCAGGGCGAGGTGGAGCCCATGTACCCGGCGTTGCCCCCTTACTCCAACTGCGGCGACCTCTATTCGGAGCCCGTGTCTTTCCATGACCCTCAGGGCAACCCCGGGCTCGCCTATTCCCCCCAGGATTACCAGTCGGCCAAGCCCGCTTTGGACAGTAACCTTTTCCCCATGATCCCCGACTACAACCTGTACCACCACCCCAACGAGATGGGCTCCGTGACGGAGCACAAGCCCTTCCAGAGCATGGATCCCATCCGGGTCAACCCGCCCCCCATCACCCCCCTGGAGACCATCAAGGCTTTCAAGGACAAGCAGATCCACCCCGGCTTCGGCAGCTTGCCCCAGCCGCCGCTCACTCTCAAGCCCATCCGGCCCCGCAAGTACCCCAACCGGCCCAGCAAGACCCCGCTCCACGAACGGCCCCACGCGTGCCCAGCCGAGGGCTGCGACCGCCGCTTCAGCCGCTCGGACGAGCTGACCCGGCACCTGCGCATCCACACCGGCCACAAGCCCTTCCAGTGCCGGATCTGCATGCGCAGCTTCAGCCGCAGCGACCACCTCACCACCCACATCCGCACGCACACGGGCGAGAAGCCCTTCGCCTGCGAGTTCTGCGGGCGCAAGTTCGCGCGCAGCGACGAGCGCAAGCGCCACGCCAAAATCCACCTcaaacagaaggagaagaaggcGGAGAAGGCGGGGGCGGCCTCCGCCTCCTCGGCGCCCCCTGTGTCTCTGGCTCCCGTCGTCACCACCTGCGCCTGA